The following proteins come from a genomic window of Sphaerisporangium rubeum:
- a CDS encoding TetR/AcrR family transcriptional regulator produces the protein MAEHQPSGLRERKKLRTRRRLCEAALRLFHVKGYDETTVAEIAAEADVSPRTFFSYFASKEDVVFHDTRDRAERALTVIASRGPGEPLAALLTRVADEILTLDDDDLLLRMIPGRGGIVMSVPALQARALHLLFEFQRELAGGLHEVFRGELDDVEAATAIGAFVGGAKMAATAVMDRGGSPEEIAAAARRGAELAIRGLYTLDPEDSP, from the coding sequence ATGGCCGAGCACCAGCCGTCCGGACTGAGAGAACGCAAGAAGCTGCGCACCCGCCGCCGGCTGTGCGAGGCCGCACTGCGCCTGTTCCACGTCAAGGGGTACGACGAAACCACCGTCGCCGAGATCGCGGCCGAGGCCGACGTCTCCCCGCGCACGTTCTTCAGCTACTTCGCCAGCAAGGAGGACGTGGTCTTCCACGACACCCGTGACCGTGCCGAGCGCGCGCTCACGGTGATCGCGTCGCGCGGGCCGGGTGAGCCGCTCGCCGCACTGCTGACCCGGGTGGCGGACGAGATCCTCACCCTGGACGACGACGACCTGCTGTTGCGCATGATCCCCGGCCGCGGCGGCATCGTCATGAGTGTCCCCGCGTTGCAGGCACGCGCGCTGCATCTGCTGTTCGAGTTCCAGCGCGAGCTGGCCGGCGGGCTGCACGAGGTGTTCCGCGGCGAGCTCGATGACGTCGAGGCGGCCACGGCCATCGGCGCGTTCGTCGGCGGCGCCAAGATGGCGGCCACCGCCGTGATGGACCGCGGCGGCTCACCGGAGGAGATCGCCGCGGCGGCCCGCCGCGGCGCCGAACTGGCGATACGCGGCCTGTACACCTTGGACCCCGAGGACTCGCCATAA
- a CDS encoding cytochrome P450 produces the protein MTHPEPVTYPMTRENPLDPPPEFGRWREEDPVRPMVFGDGHAGWLAVSHSAVRAVLADPRFSTRADLLHLPVGRRLIQEARRILPGFFLRLDPPEHTRFRKLLTGQFTVRRMKQLEPRIEKITVDRLDAMESGGAPADLVKDFALPIPSLVICELLGVPYADHDRFQRDSRTLLSFDSTPEQVRAALDDLTDYLTDLVVRKHDDSGDPGDGLISGLIAGGGLTAEEITGVSVLLLIAGHETTANMLALGTYTLLRHPDQLAALRENPGLIDTAVEELLRFLTIVHVGPVRAALEDLELEGRPIKAGQNVALSLASANRDPARFGDPGTLDITRDALGHVTFGHGIHQCLGQQLARIEMRIAYPALFRRFPGLRLAVPPDQVSFRSKMAVYGVHALPVTW, from the coding sequence ATGACCCACCCTGAGCCCGTCACGTACCCGATGACCCGGGAGAACCCGCTCGACCCGCCGCCGGAGTTCGGCCGCTGGCGCGAAGAGGACCCGGTGCGGCCCATGGTGTTCGGCGACGGCCACGCCGGCTGGCTCGCGGTGAGCCATTCGGCGGTACGCGCCGTCCTGGCCGACCCCCGGTTCAGCACACGAGCGGATCTGCTGCACCTGCCGGTGGGGCGGCGGCTGATCCAGGAGGCACGCCGGATACTGCCTGGGTTCTTCCTCCGCCTCGACCCGCCGGAGCACACCCGCTTCCGCAAGCTGCTCACCGGGCAGTTCACCGTGCGCCGCATGAAGCAGCTCGAACCCCGCATCGAGAAGATCACTGTCGACCGCCTGGACGCCATGGAGAGCGGCGGCGCACCCGCCGACCTGGTGAAGGACTTCGCGCTCCCCATCCCGTCGCTGGTCATCTGCGAGCTGCTCGGCGTCCCGTACGCCGACCACGACCGGTTCCAGCGTGACTCACGCACGCTGCTCAGCTTCGACTCCACCCCCGAGCAGGTCCGCGCGGCCCTGGACGACCTGACCGACTACCTCACCGACCTGGTGGTCCGCAAGCACGACGACTCAGGCGACCCCGGCGACGGCCTGATCAGCGGACTGATCGCCGGCGGCGGGCTGACGGCCGAGGAGATCACCGGCGTCTCCGTCCTCCTGCTGATCGCCGGCCACGAGACCACCGCCAACATGCTGGCGCTCGGCACCTACACCCTGCTGCGCCACCCCGACCAGCTCGCCGCGCTCCGCGAGAACCCCGGCCTGATCGACACCGCCGTCGAGGAACTGCTGCGCTTCCTCACCATCGTGCACGTCGGCCCGGTCCGCGCCGCTCTGGAGGACCTGGAGCTGGAGGGCCGTCCCATCAAGGCCGGCCAGAACGTCGCCCTGTCCCTGGCCTCGGCCAACCGTGACCCCGCGCGCTTCGGCGACCCCGGCACCCTCGACATCACCCGCGACGCGCTCGGCCACGTCACCTTCGGCCACGGCATCCATCAGTGCCTCGGCCAGCAACTGGCCCGCATAGAGATGCGCATCGCCTACCCGGCCCTGTTCCGCCGCTTCCCCGGCCTGCGCCTGGCGGTCCCCCCCGACCAGGTCTCCTTCCGCTCCAAGATGGCCGTCTACGGCGTCCACGCGCTCCCCGTCACCTGGTAA
- a CDS encoding ferredoxin yields the protein MRITADTSRCVGAGMCVLTAPALFDQDEDDGTVVVLDPAPPPAVQPAARRAVRSCPSGALSIEEH from the coding sequence ATGCGAATCACGGCCGACACGTCGCGCTGCGTCGGCGCCGGCATGTGCGTGCTCACCGCTCCGGCGCTGTTCGACCAGGACGAGGACGACGGCACCGTCGTCGTCCTCGATCCGGCCCCGCCTCCCGCCGTACAGCCCGCCGCGCGCCGCGCCGTCCGGTCCTGTCCGTCAGGCGCGCTGTCGATCGAGGAGCACTGA